The genomic region aggttgggcctgaccagtagatgacccctctagactttgggggtcatcgggccaaggtcaaggtcacagttacctttaaagcaaaaaagttgacaaatcttctcccagtgatatctcaacaatcaaacttgacatggaagttgggtctgacctgtagatgaccccttatgattttaggtcaagatcacagtgaccttgaacgaaaaaagcttgtctgagtgataacttgtcaatgcctgcacccatggccctcaaactttttggtgaccagttgatgacttCTATGGATTTTggggtcatagagtcaaaggtcatggtcataacacactctatcctcacactttgaatggtcataatcttaaactGCCTCAatggcatccaatgtcagtgacaaatcagctgtcatttcggtccatgcaaaATTCATACAactgtccatataatcctgacaacatggcgcgcactggggggggggcaaaatgtttgacaaacatctcttgttcatGATCTTGTTTCAGATACAAACCACTTGGTATAACATTTAGGAAGCTGGTCCCTTCTATACagttaaaatacatgttaaggcttttattttaaattaaatcatgttatttaaattatgaaaataatcaaTGTCCTTCTCCACTTTTTTGAGATTCTTAATTATATATTAGAgaattgaaatgttaaatgcaaataaaatgtaaaattatcaaaagaaTTGTTTAGTTTGTGAATAATGCTCACTGCATCTTTTCATTGTTGTATGCATTGGAGGGACAGCTCTTTATTTCCAAATAAGAACAACATACCAGTTTTGAGAATAAACACAGTGAAGCAAGTAAGTGCAGGTGACTGTGTCAAATGTCTAGGTCAACATCTGGTTCAAAATCATTTCCCGAACGACTGAATGGTCTCAATGATTAGCCAGTCCACCATGTCTTTGTATCTGGAATATCTGAGGATCATTACAGTATaaaagaagaaatttatttaactATAAGTAGCCAGCCCATGAGctacataattttaatttaaacatgtacatttttataaacatttctggAATACCTATTTTCAAGAATGGTGATTAtgaatatacaaaatacatttggaTCCATTTGATGGTGAAGCATATTAATAAAAACTCGATCATTTTGAAACATGTGACAAGTTTTCATGAAGTAAATTAACACTGTAATAAATCAATAGATGCACTGTTTCttgcttttttattcttaataatATGGACTTGCATGTTAACTTTGATATTATCTGTATACTTACtattatatgataatttattacatcatcaaaatatatactggtttaaccaaataaattgtatatgtgtgaaacattatattaatgatGTATAAAAGTACTatataattacaaatgtatgcaatgCTACAATGAAAACTGGTATTGTatataaactgaaatatttatattttttgcctAGCGCTTAAAATGGTACAGTGAACCTTTTCGGTGTTATCCCTCCATACAAGATAGATACAAGATAAAGAACCtatatttaaagtcgggtatgtgttaacaggaacattagctcaatgagctattttccgacatgaataacaaacatacataacatatcaaataacaatgagcttgtgacctggaaataaaagtatatatgttaaaatcaacacatattggagcatgcatacaaatacaaatagagGACAAAGGGATTAGAGCATCGAGAACATTGATAACACCAATAAGTTTTCCtggctgtacggccagtccacatgcgcacggttccactagttgatataccactgtaaaatggttagttgtttCAACAGTATAGCTTAAAGGGTAATCATAAACATTGAAgtagcaaaattgtaagtagtccaaataattgtacgttgacggatttttttatatttttgatatggcaaatccttcgcgtacaaattgtttagtatcaaaagtgggtacggtagttgttccgatcaggattccgggttaaagcatatagcgtctatagaatatcataaaaacaagaaatattaccagataatgttattttatattggttccgtacacaaaaaaaaatatatccaacttataattatgagtttgacagcTTTTCTTcctttcattctgtcaaaacataacgatatatacatgacgGGCACCTGCatggcttcagggcacagttttaacttgctcggaacatttcgacgttagggattggaagaatcccgtataacacgtctattattttagactaaattgtaagtagcaaaatatacaagggaATAACGGCTTTGTGCATCGATatgtagtttgtaaaaaaacacacttataaTTAATCTAGCATGATAGGTAAAATACTTTGCAAGTTTTGCTTAGAGGAGGTATATGTATCATGTTACTTTGATATTACACCTATCGCTgtaaaagaatgttaattgaaaaagtaaagtcgtaacacctaaacaaaatacttgccgaaagaagaacacaagtagttgtatgtgttcgacagatttcatataaatttgaacaatcataattagatattagcccaagtaatttaattttataagttGTTACTTTCGTCAAAGAAAGTCCGCTGAaatcttttctggtatttgaatCCCATATCTTGTCCATGCATTCAGTTGTGGAATATTTAATAGACAAGATCACGGAGGACTATTATCATGTAGTTTTTTCGAACTGTTTATTTTTCCAATGCACGAGTTGTAGGCTAAAGAGACTATAACTATCAATCGTTGGTATTCCACATTCCAAGGCTTCCATTAAGTGTTTGAAACTGTAAGTATAAACTTCCTTGCGTTTCATTTTGTTTCTCAAACACTATTTCTTGTCTATTTTTCGTATATATTATTACGACATCAAATCCTTTGATTATGCTTAGAGTTATaatgtgcatctttaaaatgttttattgaaaccaATAGTGTTTAAACCAACACTGAGAATTGTTCCACCTTTATTGAACTAAATGTATTATGTTGAAAATTAACTAATTTACATCTATAAATTGAAAACTTCACACTAAAGTAtctaaattattcatttatcttATTGAAAATCTTAAAATGTGACCGTTAAAGTAACTTTAACACCTCAAACTTCAATGTCTTTGTCATTGGAAATTTTCTTccaaattatggaagtttttggcCTTCCAATGACTCAATTAAGGAAGAGTTACCTCACTTTTTGGGGAGTAGTGTACGTACTTAATTCAACATTAGCCCTGACATTCAATGGCAATGGGAGATAATCCATTGTACAAGTATATGGAAGtgacttaaagctgctctctcacagattaaccgtttatacaacgtttttttaattttaaatatctgcaaaccaattatataagattgctgacaaaaaatcagctCGTATactttcatatttccattcgaaaattaatgttttatggcttaaaccgttactaaaggtttaagaaaaatgcatataacatcattttttgaacttgattagaaaaatctacgatctaatttttgtcagcagtctgatataactggtttcactaggatttttgcaaaaattggctcgtcccaagacaaaaaaataaaaaaagttgtcaaaacgttcaatctgtgagagtacagctttaaagggacttgttcatATTTTGGCACCATTTATTTTCTCCGGAAAGCATCTGAAAACGATTATAGTATTACtataatattttactgtttggTACCGAAATcgcagaaaaaaacacacttaagTGCATTTACACAAACGAGCGACCAGTCCCtttaacaaaactttcaaacaattgttttcagaAGCGACTCATGCACATAGATGCTTGTATCtttgacattttaatttatacagATAAATAAAGCACAATCATGGTAAACATTGAAAGTGcacaaattttatttaaaaaaaattatcgtCTCGCAATGTTTGCACTAAACCAGTCTAATCAAACTACACTTTCTATATCACTATACCATGATAATAAGTTACCATAATTAATATAAGATAGATAAAGAAAGGAACACGGTGGCCATTTATTAAGTGGGTATACAAACAAAAAGGAAGTACTTGTTCGAGTTTCTTGCGCTGAATGGCGAACGCTGCAGTGTTTGATCTGTGTGTGGTGGGGGCGGGGATGATCGGGTCCGCGGCCGCGCGTCACGCCTCTGAGCTGCCAGGGACGTCCGTCTGTCTCATCGGGCCGGAGGAGCCTCAGGTGGGTGTATGTTCATATGTAGCATATTTCTCataagttttaatttaacaaaagttaatatgcataataaaaaaaggaaataaggatatttatatgaaacgaaataaaatgtatattgaatgttgaatattatcaaatatggcAAGCGCGTGTTTTCGTATTGCTTAAGGATCGCCATAACAATGCCACGGGGATATTCGCTGCGCATTACGACGAAGGGCGAATTACTCGTGCCTGCGACCCCAACCCTGTGTGGGCCTCCATGGCCCAGGCGTCCATCAAACGCTACAAGGATATAGAGGAGAAATCAGGTGGAATTAGACGCCTGATGGTTGTACTTGTGTCTTGTTCTAAAGAGACTATAAATTACACTTTTACTACCCTAAATAACGGTATCTTCTATTTAAGGCATTAGTCATTCACAATGTATAGCAATTAACTACATTTTGATATGAAACTATTGACTACATTTGAACGCCGATTGAGTAGCAAGAATACTTTGTCTCAAAGGCTTACATATACAGGCTGACTATGAATTTTAAAATGCCGCCCCACCAACCGCTGATTAAATGCGTAATCACATGCAAATAAAATCCTTTTTTCGAATACCGAATCAAACAGCATGCCGGTGATCCTAACAGCTGCCCCTGGTTAACTTtaaatagttgcctgtggcctcagctgggtaaaatcagtcttgacgttgtaaaataaaaaaaactttaacttTGTGTTTCTTATCACGTCATGGGACATACTACAACTTTCAATAATGAGTTAACGACGATATCTTTTCATATTATCAAAGCTAAAAATCTACTAGGGTTATATAATTGACACAGacaactatttaaagtaagccaggggcagctcttgggatctgcatcatacttTCAGGTCTGTCAGTGTGCCAACTTACTTAAATGATACCAagtattattacattttagGAATTTCTTTCTACAATGAGGTCGGGACATTGATGGCAGCTCGATCTAACGGCGAATATATGTCGAAGGTACAAACTGTCTTAAAAGAACAGAGAATCCCAGTTGTGAACCTAGATGGCCGCGAATTGGCGGCTAAATTCCCGTACCTTAGACTGTCGGCGAATGACGCGGGGGTGTATGAGGAGCGGAACGCGGGCTATATCAGCCCGAGGCGGCTGGTCAGCGCCCAGCAGGCGGCTGCCAAGAAACAGGGCTGCCGCATCATCCATGATGTTGTCGAAAAAGTCAGCAGAGTTGTAAAGGTATTTGAAAATCATCGGTAGACTGATTACTACTCTGCAATGTCACACTGGtgatttttttagatattaagTAACTTGGTAATTTATTCCAAGTTCATGTCAACACATAATAGCATACATCTAAGCTGGTTGGCCGTGAAATCGCATTCTAGAACATTAATTCTTAATGACATAGACTTACTTTAGCTACACTTAGTCAAGTATTTTGATACCGGTATTTGAATGCTGAAGTATATATACGTCTTATatatgacaataacaaacaacatttcTATAGAACGGGGAGTATGTAATGCGGGTTGAGACCAATGGTGGGACTGTGGTTGAGAGCCGGAAGGTGCTGTTAGCCGCAGGGGCGTACACGGACTTCCGTCAACTACTTCCGGGCTTCCGCCTCAACCAGCTGCTTTGTCCGCTTACAGTAGCACTGGCCGAAATCAGCGAGCAAGACGCGGCAATACTTAGGTACATGTGTGTATTTGGACAGTTGTATTCCTAAACCATGAAATCAACCCGGCCGAATTTTGTTTTCGGTCCTGAATTATCCTGGATCCCGGGGAATTCAACAAATCTCCCAGCTCTATGGTTGGGATTTATACTACACAATATGCGAAAAAATAGATCCTATTTGTGCGTTCGCCGTAAAAGAAACGCAAAACATTATAGATGTTTAACGCAGTTTGCCTTCGTCATTGTTAACAGGCTGACGTATTTCGTGTTGAGttgttaaatcattttcttttctaaaCTCTTTGTTTCATAGTCATTACTAGACTAATAAATTCGGTGTCCTTTATTCCTGTACATAATAAAGGTCGATGCCGTCGGTCATCTACAAAGGTGACGGCCACCCCGAGCTGCACCCTGACTTTCCACGACTCCCCGACGGCCAGGTTTCCTACTACATGTTGCCGCCGATACAGTATCCAGACGGTTCGTATGTTATGTATAAATAACATCAATAGTTAATTGGTTTAGTTTTGTACTTTTATGTCGTATAACTTCTGTCGGTTCTATTATGACAAGAACTGataatgcaccattcaattgtaaaaaCCACCAcgcccacccccaccccccagtgccgggtgaatgcggttgttttgtcttcgcgccaaaaatagcgaggaataggccttacctagggtccctgggtgcGGGGGTATTGGcgaggattttaccagcagttcgtccccgggGATTTCACCCGGGCTTGGCTTGACCGTAGTCAAAGTCCCAACTTGCCTCGGACCAGGGGGAGtgggcgtggtaacaattgactggtgcataacatacactactgtttgcaaatgtatggaaacgaATGATAAACATACTTGTTGTACAAAGCACGAGCGCATTGCCATTTTGCACCGAAGAGATGGTCAATGTGTACGACCCCAACAGCACCTCTGAACAGAAAGTTTCTACCGCTTCGTTTTCGTGAGAGTAATTAATACAATACATGCTTTCATTGGCCGGTTGAAGTGAAACCAAAGCAGAATGTAAATGTATAAGTGATTCTGTGTAGTTTAAGCTGGACATTGTATGGCCCTGTGCGGCCGTCACTTTGGTACCATTCAATGCTTCAGAAACTTGAAATGCTGCGTGCATATGCAAACAGTGCTGATTAACCTATATATGGGACGAGAGCTACACTATTGCAGTTTTGCCATTTACTAGTAGTATAAAAGTAAGAGGAGCAAAAAGTTACCCTATTGGTTTTGCATAAGTAAGAGGAGCAAAAAGTTACCCTATTGGTTTTGCATAAGTAAGAGGAGCAAAAAGTTACCCTATTGGTTTTGCATAAGTAAGAGGAGCAAAAAGTTACCCTATTGGTTTTGCATTAGTAAGAGGAGCAAAGTTACCCTATTGGAATTGTATTAGTAAGAGGAGCAAAGTTACCCTAGGGTAACTTTTTGCTCCAAAGTCTATAAGAGGAGCAATGTTACGTTTTTTCAAAGAACACATTGTGTATGGGAAACAACTCGTACTCACCAGGATAAGCCTAAGTACAAAAGTTGCCCCCCTCCCGATTTTCATATATGAATTAAGTATGGTTAGGATACCTCGGAACATGACacagttttaaaagtttatttcaccTGCTGTGAAAAAAACGTTCCCACGgtgtaaataatgattttattatgaaataaaattatgaaaaagtgacactggcatttaaaatatttggtactcttttcatacaaataagatttatagGTTAATTACATCGCTGTTTATGAAAAAAGACGTTATTATATCGTGAAATGAGTTGtataatgttgtatttaaacattacattaccataaatttgtttatcttcaaTACAGAcgaaaattgatttatttaaaacctCGTTTTTGAATGTCACTGTGGTAacccattttttaattaaaaataatttattttgggttatgatatgttttgcatttatgaGGTAGAATTCTGTTTCACAATCACTTGTGTAAAAATCTTCCAACTAAAACATGTCACAAGACTATCAAGTGTTAATTTCGCAATTATTAAAAACTCAAGCGGAAGAAACCATGTTACTTCAAAAGGTATGGTATTGTTTCACTATTATACGGGAGatttaaaatatgcttttatttaacatgaacagtctttaaaaactttaattttactttctatgttaTATGAATTCCATTTTCAGTTACAACCTTGTTTTAGAGTACATCCATACTTTAAATGCTTGTAGATTGAACCAGTGCCTATTtctttattgtaactttttttcaGACTACCGCCTTGGAGAAGGGTTAAATGTGTGTTAAACATCAGTCACAATGACACAGTTTTAAAAGTCTATCCCACCTACTGTGAAAAAGAACGTTCTCACGTTTTTAATAATGacttttattatgaaatgaaattataaaatagtgacactgacattcaaataattggATGGTGGTGTCGATAAGACGTCCTATTCTAACAAATAAGATATATAGGTTAATAACATCACAGTTTGTGAAAAAAGCGTTATTATATcatcaaataaaattgtataacgtagtataatttaaacattacattaccaTAAGTTTGTTTATCTTCAATAGAGAcgaaattgatttattttaacaaccCACATTTTTTGAAAAGTCACTGTtgcaataatttttttaattaaaaaataattttgttatggTTATggtatgttttgcatttatgaGTTAGCATTCTGTTTAACAAtcacttctttaaaaaaactcgAGTGGAGAAAGATGTCGCGCAACACGGAGTTCAATGTTGTGATTTCACAGTTATTGAGAACGCAAGTGGATAATTCCATTTTAATTCAAAAggtatgttattgtttcactATAATACAAGAGAGTTGAAATATGCTGTTGAAACATTATATGAACAGCCTTTAAAaagcttattatattttactttctatgttaCATGAAGTCCATCTTGATGTACAACCTTGTTTTAGAGTACACCCATATATTAAATGCTAGTTTATTGAACTAGTgtctatttatttcattcattattaAGTTGTTAgcttttattgtaactttttcaGAACGTCGTTTTGGAGAATAATCTCCAAGCACTAAAATC from Mya arenaria isolate MELC-2E11 chromosome 3, ASM2691426v1 harbors:
- the LOC128228628 gene encoding N-methyl-L-tryptophan oxidase-like, yielding MANAAVFDLCVVGAGMIGSAAARHASELPGTSVCLIGPEEPQDRHNNATGIFAAHYDEGRITRACDPNPVWASMAQASIKRYKDIEEKSGISFYNEVGTLMAARSNGEYMSKVQTVLKEQRIPVVNLDGRELAAKFPYLRLSANDAGVYEERNAGYISPRRLVSAQQAAAKKQGCRIIHDVVEKVSRVVKNGEYVMRVETNGGTVVESRKVLLAAGAYTDFRQLLPGFRLNQLLCPLTVALAEISEQDAAILRSMPSVIYKGDGHPELHPDFPRLPDGQVSYYMLPPIQYPDGKYYIKLGHFHAAVLARLHSAGEVKRWFETGNKALADATGKFIRSLFKGVEVLGWKQDQCVVVETPNDLPYIDTVHTQLGVATGGNGYAAKSSDEIGRIAATMMLRGWDSDIPRDTFRLRTKSAL